A window of Nonomuraea angiospora genomic DNA:
GTCGCACATGAGCACCATGGTGGGGAACTGGAAAATGGCGATCGCCGACGGGTGCATGCCCGGCGACCAGCTCAGCCTGCTCAACGTCAGCTCCGGCAACGCCCACGTCGAGCTGACGTTCTGTGCGGAGGGCGGGCAGCCGCTGGGGCCGTTCCGCTTGATCATTCCCCCGCAGCGCACGCAGTCTCCGATTCTGGAGGACCTGGTCGATTCCGGCCTCCCGTCCCCGAGCCTGCCGTATTCGGTCGTGGTGGTCTCGGACGTGCCGGTCCTCGTGCAGCCCCACCCTGCCGACCAGAAGTTGCGGCGGTCGGCGGCCTGACCATGAACGTGGCGCCGGCACGCCGACGCAACCGGCGCCGCCGTCCGATCTGATCGGGTCAGTGGTAGAGGGCTGATCGGGCGGCGTCTCTGACGGTCCCGGCCACGCGGCAGGCGGCTTGCTCCAGCTCAGGCTGCACCTTCTCAACCTCCGCCGCCCCTACTTCTCCCTCCACGTACGGCAGTCGTCGCACCCGGTCCATCCGCAGGTACGTCGGCGGATGCGTGCGGTCCACGCGGGCCTTCTCCTCGCGGGCGGCCTGGCGACGA
This region includes:
- a CDS encoding sensory rhodopsin transducer; the encoded protein is MSTMVGNWKMAIADGCMPGDQLSLLNVSSGNAHVELTFCAEGGQPLGPFRLIIPPQRTQSPILEDLVDSGLPSPSLPYSVVVVSDVPVLVQPHPADQKLRRSAA